A region from the uncultured Draconibacterium sp. genome encodes:
- the hisIE gene encoding bifunctional phosphoribosyl-AMP cyclohydrolase/phosphoribosyl-ATP diphosphatase HisIE: MRQLTDISQIDFEKTNGLIPAIIQDAETQNVLMLGYMNNEAFSKTQETGKVTFFSRTKNRLWTKGEESGNFLNVVSTAIDCDNDTLLIKVNPVGPVCHKGDDTCFEESNTANDIQFLSYLQDFIDKRKAEMPEGSYTTSLFTKGTRKITQKVGEEAVETIIGAMANDDENFMYEAGDLLYHLIVLLTHKGYRIEDVVRELKKRHK, encoded by the coding sequence ATGAGACAGCTTACAGATATTTCGCAAATCGATTTCGAAAAAACCAATGGCCTTATTCCTGCTATCATTCAGGATGCCGAAACACAAAATGTTTTGATGCTTGGTTACATGAACAATGAAGCTTTTTCGAAAACACAGGAAACCGGAAAAGTGACCTTTTTTAGCCGCACCAAAAACCGTTTGTGGACCAAAGGCGAAGAATCGGGAAATTTTCTGAATGTTGTTTCAACAGCCATTGATTGCGATAACGACACGCTGCTGATAAAAGTAAATCCGGTTGGCCCTGTTTGCCACAAAGGCGACGATACTTGTTTTGAAGAAAGCAACACCGCAAACGACATCCAGTTTCTGAGCTACCTCCAGGATTTTATCGACAAACGTAAAGCTGAAATGCCTGAAGGCTCATACACCACTTCGCTTTTTACAAAAGGTACACGAAAAATTACACAGAAAGTTGGCGAAGAAGCGGTTGAAACCATTATTGGAGCCATGGCCAACGACGATGAAAACTTTATGTACGAGGCCGGCGACCTGTTGTATCACCTTATAGTTTTGCTAACACACAAAGGTTACCGGATTGAAGATGTAGTACGCGAGCTTAAGAAAAGGCACAAGTAA
- a CDS encoding DUF4494 domain-containing protein — MMQTWFESKVKYMKVSESGAENMVTENFLLDAVSYTDAETRIIRQMQQMVRGGEFQIVDIKKSRIAEVFPFENGEWWFKAAINLVTIDEDAGKEKKIKTNYLIMADDIKEALARLDESLEYLVIPYVVTSLAVSPIVDVFPYNPEEAQIPEGYVPVENSEEEQKNPIFTDGVNPFEEEPETESGADETDTDDSEKAVE; from the coding sequence ATGATGCAGACCTGGTTTGAAAGTAAAGTAAAATATATGAAGGTTTCTGAAAGTGGAGCCGAAAACATGGTAACCGAAAACTTTTTATTGGATGCCGTGTCGTACACCGATGCTGAAACAAGAATTATTCGCCAAATGCAGCAGATGGTTCGCGGTGGCGAGTTTCAGATTGTTGACATAAAAAAGTCGCGTATTGCCGAAGTTTTTCCTTTTGAAAATGGCGAGTGGTGGTTTAAAGCAGCCATTAATCTGGTTACCATTGACGAGGATGCTGGCAAAGAGAAAAAGATAAAAACTAATTATCTGATAATGGCCGATGATATAAAAGAAGCATTGGCCCGCCTGGATGAAAGTCTGGAATACCTGGTTATTCCATACGTTGTTACTTCGTTGGCTGTTAGCCCAATTGTAGATGTTTTTCCGTATAATCCTGAGGAAGCTCAAATTCCTGAAGGTTATGTGCCGGTAGAAAATAGCGAAGAGGAACAGAAGAATCCGATATTTACTGATGGTGTAAATCCGTTTGAGGAAGAACCTGAGACTGAGTCGGGTGCTGATGAAACTGATACTGACGATAGCGAGAAAGCAGTAGAATAA
- the hisF gene encoding imidazole glycerol phosphate synthase subunit HisF, protein MLAKRIIPCLDIRNGQTVKGINFVDIKEVGDPVELGAKYAAEGADELCFLDITATHEGRKTFVELVKRIAAHINIPFTVGGGISEIGDAEKLLAAGADKISINSSAVRNPKLIDELALNFGSQFVVVAIDARGDENQHWTVTVNGGRIPTDKELFSWAKEAEDRGAGEILFTSMNHDGTKNGFANHELSKMADMLKIPIIASGGAGAKDHFVDVFTKGKADAGLAASIFHYNEIPIPVLKKYLKEQGIVVR, encoded by the coding sequence ATGCTTGCAAAACGAATTATACCATGCCTCGATATCCGCAACGGACAAACCGTTAAGGGAATCAACTTTGTTGACATCAAAGAAGTAGGCGACCCGGTTGAACTGGGAGCAAAATATGCAGCCGAAGGTGCCGACGAACTTTGCTTTTTGGATATTACTGCCACACACGAAGGTCGGAAAACTTTTGTAGAACTGGTAAAACGTATTGCAGCACATATTAACATTCCGTTTACCGTTGGAGGTGGCATTAGCGAAATTGGTGACGCAGAAAAGCTGCTGGCTGCCGGAGCTGACAAAATATCAATAAACTCGTCAGCAGTTCGAAACCCAAAGTTAATAGACGAGCTGGCCCTGAACTTTGGAAGCCAGTTTGTGGTAGTGGCCATTGATGCACGTGGCGACGAAAACCAACACTGGACGGTAACCGTTAATGGTGGTCGCATTCCAACCGACAAAGAACTTTTTTCGTGGGCAAAAGAAGCCGAAGACCGTGGTGCCGGTGAAATACTTTTTACTTCAATGAACCACGACGGAACAAAAAACGGATTTGCCAACCATGAACTTTCAAAAATGGCCGATATGCTAAAAATACCAATTATCGCATCGGGAGGAGCAGGCGCTAAAGACCATTTTGTAGATGTTTTTACCAAAGGTAAAGCCGATGCCGGGCTGGCGGCCAGTATTTTTCATTACAACGAAATCCCGATACCGGTTCTTAAGAAATACTTAAAAGAACAGGGCATTGTTGTTCGTTAG
- the hisA gene encoding 1-(5-phosphoribosyl)-5-[(5-phosphoribosylamino)methylideneamino]imidazole-4-carboxamide isomerase yields the protein MTKKIEIIPAIDLIDAKCVRLSQGDYNQKTVYNENPLEVAKMFEEAGITRLHLVDLDGAKAKHIVNYKVLETIATKTNLVIDFGGGLKSDKDLEIAFSSGAAMVTGGSIAVKEKDTFLSWLEKFGSDKIILGADAKDGKVAVSGWLETTELEVIDFISSFQKNGISKVISTDISRDGMLSGPSFELYADIMNTLPTVEIIASGGIATMSDILKLDEMGVPGVITGKAIYENRITLKEIEKFIA from the coding sequence ATGACCAAAAAAATAGAAATAATACCTGCCATCGACCTGATTGACGCCAAATGCGTGCGGCTTTCGCAAGGCGATTACAACCAGAAAACGGTGTACAACGAAAACCCGCTGGAAGTGGCAAAAATGTTTGAAGAAGCCGGAATAACACGTTTGCACCTGGTTGATTTAGATGGTGCCAAAGCCAAACACATTGTAAACTACAAAGTGCTGGAAACCATCGCCACAAAAACCAACCTGGTAATTGATTTCGGGGGCGGTTTAAAATCAGACAAAGACCTTGAAATAGCTTTCAGCTCGGGAGCTGCCATGGTTACCGGCGGAAGTATTGCTGTAAAAGAAAAGGATACTTTTCTGAGCTGGCTGGAGAAATTTGGCAGCGATAAAATAATTCTGGGTGCCGATGCCAAAGACGGCAAAGTGGCAGTTAGTGGCTGGTTGGAAACTACAGAATTAGAAGTAATCGATTTTATTTCAAGTTTTCAGAAAAACGGCATCAGCAAAGTAATTTCGACCGATATTAGCCGCGACGGCATGCTTAGCGGCCCGTCGTTTGAATTGTATGCCGACATTATGAACACACTGCCAACAGTGGAAATTATTGCCAGCGGCGGAATTGCTACCATGAGCGACATATTAAAATTAGATGAAATGGGAGTGCCGGGCGTTATTACCGGAAAAGCCATTTATGAAAATCGCATAACTTTGAAGGAAATTGAAAAGTTTATTGCGTAA